One window of Klebsiella quasivariicola genomic DNA carries:
- the gntK gene encoding gluconokinase: protein MSTTNHDHHVYVLMGVSGSGKSAVASEVAHQLHAAFLDGDFLHPRSNITKMASGEPLNDDDRTPWLQALNDAAFAMQRTNKVSLIVCSALKKSYRDILRKGNPNLSFIYLKGDFDVIENRLKARKGHFFKTQMLVTQFETLQEPGADESDVLIVDIDQPLEGVVASTIEVINKGSH, encoded by the coding sequence TTGAGCACGACTAACCATGATCACCACGTCTATGTCCTGATGGGCGTTTCCGGCAGCGGAAAATCCGCTGTCGCCAGCGAAGTGGCGCATCAGCTGCATGCTGCGTTTCTCGACGGCGACTTTCTCCATCCGCGCAGCAACATCACCAAGATGGCCTCCGGGGAGCCGCTGAATGATGATGACCGCACCCCGTGGCTGCAGGCGCTGAATGACGCCGCATTTGCCATGCAGCGTACCAACAAGGTATCGCTGATCGTCTGCTCGGCGCTGAAGAAAAGCTACCGCGACATTCTGCGCAAGGGCAACCCGAACCTTTCCTTCATCTACCTGAAAGGCGACTTCGACGTGATTGAAAACCGTCTGAAGGCGCGTAAAGGGCACTTCTTCAAAACCCAAATGTTGGTGACGCAGTTTGAAACGCTGCAGGAACCAGGCGCCGACGAGAGCGATGTGCTTATCGTCGATATCGACCAGCCGCTGGAAGGCGTGGTGGCCAGCACCATCGAGGTGATCAACAAAGGCAGTCACTAG
- the gntU gene encoding gluconate transporter translates to MSTLTLVLTAVGSVLLLLFLVMKARMHAFVALMVVSIGAGLFSGMPLDKIAATMEKGMGGTLGFLAIVVALGAMFGKILHETGAVDQIAVKMLKSFGHSRAHYAIGLAGLICALPLFFEVAIVLLISVAFSMARHTGTNLVKLVIPLFAGVAAAAAFLLPGPAPMLLASQMHADFGWMILIGLCAAIPGMIIAGPLWGNFISRYVELHIPDDISEPHLGEGKMPSFGFSLSLILLPLVLVGLKTIAARFVPVGSTAYEWFEFIGHPFTAILVACLVAIYGLAMRQGMAKDRVMEICGHALQPAGIILLVIGAGGVFKQVLVDSGVGPALGEALTGMGLPIAITCFVLAAAVRIIQGSATVACLTAVGLVMPVIEQLNYSGAQMAALSICIAGGSIVVSHVNDAGFWLFGKFTGATEAQTLKTWTMMETILGTTGAIVGMIAFQLLS, encoded by the coding sequence GTGAGTACTTTAACGCTTGTTTTAACTGCAGTCGGCTCAGTATTGCTGCTGCTGTTTTTAGTCATGAAGGCGCGCATGCACGCCTTCGTGGCTTTGATGGTGGTTTCTATTGGTGCAGGTCTCTTCTCCGGTATGCCGCTGGATAAAATCGCGGCGACAATGGAGAAAGGGATGGGCGGTACGCTGGGCTTCCTGGCGATCGTCGTCGCGCTCGGCGCAATGTTCGGGAAGATCCTCCATGAAACGGGGGCGGTCGATCAGATTGCCGTCAAGATGCTCAAATCCTTCGGCCACAGCCGGGCGCACTATGCGATTGGCCTCGCCGGCCTTATCTGCGCGCTACCGCTGTTCTTCGAAGTCGCCATTGTCCTGCTGATAAGCGTCGCCTTCTCGATGGCGCGCCATACCGGCACGAACCTGGTGAAGCTGGTGATCCCGCTGTTTGCCGGGGTGGCCGCCGCTGCGGCGTTCCTGCTGCCGGGGCCGGCGCCGATGCTGCTGGCGTCGCAAATGCACGCCGACTTTGGCTGGATGATCCTGATTGGCCTGTGCGCGGCCATTCCGGGGATGATTATCGCCGGTCCGCTGTGGGGTAACTTTATCAGCCGCTACGTTGAGCTGCATATTCCTGACGATATCAGCGAACCGCATCTCGGCGAAGGCAAAATGCCGTCGTTCGGCTTCAGCCTGTCGCTGATCCTGCTGCCGCTGGTGCTGGTGGGTCTGAAAACTATCGCCGCGCGCTTTGTGCCGGTGGGCTCGACCGCTTACGAATGGTTCGAATTTATCGGCCACCCGTTCACCGCGATCCTGGTGGCTTGCCTGGTGGCAATCTACGGCCTGGCCATGCGCCAGGGGATGGCCAAAGACCGGGTGATGGAGATCTGCGGTCATGCGCTGCAGCCGGCGGGGATTATCCTGCTGGTGATCGGGGCTGGCGGCGTCTTCAAACAGGTGCTGGTAGACTCTGGCGTGGGCCCGGCGCTCGGTGAAGCGCTGACCGGTATGGGCCTGCCGATCGCCATTACCTGCTTTGTACTGGCAGCGGCGGTGCGTATCATTCAGGGCTCTGCCACCGTAGCGTGCCTGACGGCGGTTGGCCTGGTAATGCCGGTGATTGAGCAGCTGAACTACAGCGGCGCACAGATGGCGGCTCTGTCTATTTGTATCGCCGGCGGCTCGATTGTCGTGAGCCATGTGAACGACGCCGGCTTCTGGCTGTTCGGTAAATTTACCGGCGCCACCGAAGCCCAGACGTTGAAAACCTGGACCATGATGGAAACTATCCTCGGCACCACCGGGGCGATAGTTGGCATGATCGCTTTCCAGCTGCTGAGCTAA
- the asd gene encoding aspartate-semialdehyde dehydrogenase — translation MKNVGFIGWRGMVGSVLMQRMVEERDFDAIRPVFFSTSQLGQPAPSFGGSTGGTLQDAFDLDALKALDIIVTCQGGDYTNEIYPKLRESGWQGYWIDAASSLRMKDDAIIILDPVNQDVITAGLNNGVKTFVGGNCTVSLMLMSLGGLFAQDLVEWVSVATYQAASGGGARHMRELLSQMGQLHNHVAAELADPASAILDIERKVTSLTRSGELPVDNFGVPLAGSLIPWIDKQLDNGQSREEWKGQAETNKILATSSVIPVDGLCVRVGALRCHSQAFTIKLKKDVSIPTVEELLAAHNPWAKVVPNDREITMRELTPAAVTGTLTTPVGRLRKLNMGPEYLSAFTVGDQLLWGAAEPLRRMLRQLA, via the coding sequence ATGAAAAATGTTGGTTTTATCGGCTGGCGCGGAATGGTCGGCTCTGTTCTCATGCAACGCATGGTTGAAGAGCGCGATTTCGACGCCATTCGCCCGGTGTTCTTCTCTACCTCCCAGCTGGGACAGCCAGCGCCGTCATTCGGCGGTAGCACCGGTGGTACGCTTCAGGATGCGTTCGATCTGGACGCGCTGAAGGCGCTGGACATTATTGTCACGTGCCAGGGCGGCGATTACACCAACGAGATTTACCCGAAGCTGCGCGAAAGCGGCTGGCAGGGTTACTGGATTGATGCGGCCTCTTCGCTGCGCATGAAGGACGATGCGATCATTATCCTCGACCCGGTTAACCAGGACGTGATCACCGCTGGCCTGAACAACGGTGTGAAAACTTTTGTCGGCGGCAACTGTACCGTCAGCCTGATGCTGATGTCCCTCGGCGGCCTGTTTGCACAGGATCTGGTGGAGTGGGTCAGCGTGGCGACGTACCAGGCGGCTTCCGGCGGCGGCGCGCGTCATATGCGCGAGCTGCTGAGCCAGATGGGTCAACTGCACAACCACGTGGCCGCAGAGCTGGCGGACCCGGCTTCCGCCATCCTGGACATTGAGCGCAAAGTCACTTCGCTGACCCGCAGCGGCGAGCTGCCGGTGGACAACTTCGGCGTACCGCTGGCGGGCAGCCTGATCCCGTGGATCGACAAACAGCTGGATAACGGCCAGAGCCGCGAAGAGTGGAAAGGCCAGGCGGAGACCAACAAGATCCTCGCCACCTCGTCCGTTATCCCGGTAGACGGTCTGTGCGTTCGCGTTGGCGCGCTGCGCTGCCACAGCCAGGCGTTCACCATCAAGCTGAAGAAAGATGTTTCTATCCCGACCGTTGAGGAGCTGTTGGCCGCGCACAACCCGTGGGCCAAAGTGGTGCCGAACGATCGTGAGATTACCATGCGCGAGCTGACCCCAGCCGCGGTGACGGGCACCCTGACTACCCCGGTAGGGCGCCTGCGTAAACTGAATATGGGGCCGGAATATCTCTCGGCCTTTACCGTTGGCGACCAGCTGCTGTGGGGCGCCGCGGAGCCGCTGCGCCGGATGCTTCGCCAGCTGGCGTAA
- the glgB gene encoding 1,4-alpha-glucan branching enzyme, with the protein MSNHIDRDVINALIAGHFADPFSVLGMHRTDAGLEVRALLPDATDVWVIEPKTGRKVGKLECLDSRGFFSGVLPRRKNAFRYQLAVTWHGQQNLIDDPYRFGPLLQDLDVWLLSEGTHLRPYETLGAHAATMDGVTGTRFSVWAPNARRVSVVGQFNYWDGRRHPMRFRKESGIWELFVPGAHNGQLYKFELIDANGHLRVKADPYAFESQMRPESASLICDLPPKVEQPADRRAANQFDAPISIYEVHLGSWRRHTDNNFWLSYRELADQLVPYAKWMGFTHLELLPVNEHPFDGSWGYQPTGLYAPTRRFGTRDDFRYFINAAHAAGLNVILDWVPGHFPADDFALASFDGTSLYEHSDPREGYHQDWNTLIYNYGRREVSNFLVGNALYWIERFGIDALRVDAVASMIYRDYSRKAGEWIPNEYGGRENLEAIEFLRNTNRILGEQTPGAVTMAEESTDFAGVTRPPAGGGLGFWFKWNLGWMHDTLDYMKLDPVHRRYHHDKMTFGMLYNYTENFVLPLSHDEVVHGKKSILDRMPGDAWQKFANLRAYYGWLFAFPGKKLLFMGNEFAQGREWNHDVSLDWHLLEGGDNWHHGVQRLVRDLNHTYRHHKALHELDFDPYGFEWLVVDDHERSVFVFVRRDRAGNEIIVASNFTPVPRHDYRFGINQPGRWREALNTDSMHYHGSNQGNGGVVESDAIASHGREHSLSLTLPPLATIWLVREAQ; encoded by the coding sequence ATGTCTAATCATATTGATAGAGACGTGATTAATGCGCTAATCGCCGGTCATTTCGCGGATCCCTTTTCCGTGCTCGGCATGCACCGTACTGACGCCGGGCTGGAAGTGCGCGCATTATTACCCGATGCCACCGATGTGTGGGTTATTGAACCGAAAACCGGACGCAAAGTCGGCAAGCTCGAATGCCTCGACTCGCGCGGTTTCTTCAGCGGCGTCCTGCCGCGGCGGAAAAACGCCTTTCGCTATCAGCTGGCCGTCACCTGGCACGGGCAGCAGAATCTGATTGATGATCCTTATCGCTTTGGTCCGCTGTTGCAGGACCTTGACGTCTGGCTGCTGTCGGAAGGGACCCATCTGCGCCCTTACGAAACGCTGGGCGCGCACGCTGCCACCATGGACGGCGTCACCGGTACCCGTTTCTCGGTGTGGGCACCGAACGCCCGCCGGGTGTCGGTGGTGGGGCAGTTTAACTACTGGGATGGCCGTCGCCACCCGATGCGATTTCGCAAAGAGTCCGGGATCTGGGAGCTGTTCGTTCCCGGCGCGCACAATGGCCAGCTGTATAAATTCGAGCTGATTGACGCCAACGGCCATCTGCGGGTCAAAGCGGATCCTTACGCCTTTGAGTCGCAAATGCGTCCGGAAAGCGCCTCGCTTATCTGCGATCTGCCGCCCAAAGTGGAACAGCCAGCGGACCGCAGAGCGGCGAACCAGTTCGATGCCCCGATCTCTATCTATGAAGTGCATCTCGGCTCCTGGCGCCGTCATACCGACAATAATTTCTGGCTGAGCTACCGCGAGCTGGCCGACCAGCTGGTGCCCTACGCCAAATGGATGGGCTTCACCCATCTCGAACTGCTGCCGGTAAACGAGCACCCGTTCGACGGCAGCTGGGGCTATCAACCCACCGGGCTCTATGCGCCGACCCGCCGTTTCGGCACCCGCGATGATTTCCGTTACTTTATCAACGCCGCGCACGCCGCCGGGCTGAACGTCATCCTTGACTGGGTGCCCGGCCACTTCCCGGCGGATGACTTTGCCCTTGCCTCGTTTGACGGCACTTCGCTGTATGAACACAGCGACCCGCGCGAGGGGTATCACCAGGACTGGAATACCCTGATTTACAACTACGGTCGCCGTGAAGTCAGCAACTTCCTTGTCGGTAACGCGCTGTACTGGATCGAGCGCTTTGGTATTGATGCTCTGCGCGTCGATGCGGTGGCCTCGATGATCTATCGCGATTACAGCCGCAAGGCAGGCGAGTGGATCCCCAACGAATACGGCGGCCGGGAAAATCTGGAAGCCATTGAGTTTCTGCGCAACACCAACCGCATTCTCGGCGAACAGACGCCGGGCGCGGTCACCATGGCGGAAGAGTCCACCGATTTTGCCGGGGTGACCCGTCCGCCAGCCGGCGGCGGCCTCGGTTTCTGGTTCAAATGGAACCTTGGCTGGATGCACGACACCCTGGATTACATGAAGCTCGATCCGGTGCATCGCCGCTACCATCATGACAAAATGACCTTCGGCATGCTCTACAACTACACCGAGAATTTTGTGCTGCCGCTCTCCCACGATGAAGTGGTGCACGGCAAAAAATCGATTCTCGACCGCATGCCGGGCGATGCCTGGCAGAAGTTCGCCAACCTGCGCGCCTACTACGGCTGGCTGTTCGCCTTCCCGGGGAAAAAGCTGCTGTTTATGGGCAATGAGTTCGCTCAGGGGCGCGAGTGGAACCATGACGTTAGCCTCGACTGGCATCTGCTGGAGGGCGGCGACAACTGGCACCACGGCGTCCAGCGGCTGGTGCGCGACCTGAACCATACCTACCGTCATCATAAAGCGCTGCACGAGCTGGATTTTGACCCCTACGGCTTCGAATGGCTGGTGGTCGACGACCATGAGCGCTCGGTGTTTGTCTTTGTACGCCGTGACCGGGCGGGCAACGAGATTATCGTCGCCAGCAACTTCACGCCGGTGCCGCGCCACGACTACCGCTTCGGCATTAACCAGCCGGGCCGCTGGCGCGAGGCGCTAAATACCGACTCCATGCACTATCACGGCAGCAATCAGGGCAATGGCGGCGTGGTGGAAAGCGACGCTATCGCCAGCCACGGTCGCGAACATTCGCTGTCGCTGACCCTGCCCCCGCTGGCGACGATCTGGCTGGTCCGGGAGGCGCAATGA
- the glgX gene encoding glycogen debranching protein GlgX: MTSLAAGKPAPLGASYDGKGVNFALFSAHAERVELCVFDEQGNEQRFDLPARSGDIWHGWLAAAGPGLRYGYRVHGPWDPAQGHRFNPAKLLIDPCAHRVEGDLPDDERLHGGMWQPDHRDSAAVAPKSQVVDLRYDWRGDKPPRTPWGETVIYEAHVKGLTLLHPQLPEAIRGTYKALGHPVMIAYFKSLGISALELLPVAQFASEPRLQRMGLSNYWGYNPLAWFALDPRYASDPDRALDEFRDAVKALHAAGIEVILDIVLNHSAEIDLEGPTVSLRGIDNRSYYWIRDDGDYHNWTGCGNTLNLSHPGVVELARQCLRFWVDECHVDGFRFDLASVMGRTPEFHQNAPLFEAIRDDSVLSQVKLIAEPWDIGPGGYQVGNFPPLFAEWNDHFRDSARRFWLQQNVSLGDFAQRFAASSDLFARDGKPPSATVNLVTAHDGFTLRDCVCFNQKHNQANGEENRDGTNNNYSNNHGIEGLEANLAVIERRRASVHALLTTLLLAQGTPMLLAGDEQGHSQHGNNNAYCQDNALTWLDWRQANPGLTAFTAALIHLRRRIPALTRNRWWQEGDGNVRWLNQYAQPLTAGEWQQGAACMQIQLSDRWLLTLNATAQVVDMVLPEGEWRAVPPFAGEDNPVIMAVWHGPAHGVCVFQRS, encoded by the coding sequence ATGACCTCACTCGCGGCAGGCAAACCTGCGCCATTGGGCGCCAGCTATGACGGCAAGGGGGTGAATTTCGCCCTCTTCTCCGCCCATGCGGAGCGGGTGGAGCTGTGCGTATTCGACGAGCAGGGCAACGAGCAACGCTTCGATCTCCCGGCGCGCAGCGGCGACATCTGGCACGGCTGGCTGGCCGCCGCCGGGCCGGGCCTGCGCTATGGCTACCGGGTGCATGGCCCCTGGGATCCGGCGCAGGGGCACCGGTTTAACCCGGCCAAGCTGTTGATCGATCCCTGCGCCCACCGGGTCGAAGGCGATTTGCCTGACGACGAGCGCCTGCATGGCGGCATGTGGCAGCCGGATCATCGCGACAGCGCCGCGGTCGCGCCAAAATCGCAGGTGGTGGATCTGCGTTACGACTGGCGGGGCGATAAACCGCCGCGTACCCCGTGGGGCGAAACGGTGATTTATGAAGCGCACGTGAAAGGGCTGACTCTGTTGCATCCGCAGCTACCGGAAGCTATTCGCGGAACCTATAAGGCGCTGGGCCACCCGGTGATGATTGCTTACTTCAAATCGCTGGGCATCAGTGCCCTTGAGCTGCTGCCGGTGGCGCAGTTCGCCAGCGAGCCGCGACTGCAGCGGATGGGGTTAAGCAACTACTGGGGCTACAACCCGCTGGCATGGTTCGCGCTGGATCCGCGCTACGCCAGCGATCCGGATCGCGCCCTGGATGAGTTTCGCGATGCGGTCAAAGCGCTGCATGCCGCTGGTATCGAGGTAATTCTGGATATCGTGCTCAACCACAGCGCGGAAATCGATCTTGAAGGGCCTACCGTCTCCCTGCGCGGAATCGACAACCGTAGCTATTATTGGATAAGGGACGATGGCGATTACCACAACTGGACCGGGTGCGGTAATACGCTCAATCTCAGCCACCCGGGCGTGGTGGAGCTGGCGCGCCAGTGTTTACGCTTCTGGGTGGATGAGTGCCATGTCGACGGTTTTCGCTTCGACCTCGCCTCCGTGATGGGCCGAACCCCGGAATTCCACCAGAATGCGCCGCTGTTCGAGGCTATCCGTGACGACAGCGTGCTGTCGCAGGTGAAACTGATCGCTGAACCCTGGGATATCGGCCCGGGCGGCTATCAGGTGGGTAATTTCCCGCCGCTGTTTGCCGAATGGAATGACCATTTTCGCGATAGCGCCCGACGGTTCTGGCTGCAGCAAAACGTCTCTCTGGGTGACTTTGCCCAACGCTTCGCGGCTTCCAGCGATCTCTTTGCCCGCGATGGTAAGCCGCCATCGGCGACGGTCAACCTGGTGACAGCTCACGATGGCTTCACGCTCCGCGACTGTGTCTGTTTCAATCAGAAACACAATCAGGCAAACGGGGAGGAGAATCGCGATGGGACTAACAACAACTACAGCAACAATCATGGTATAGAAGGATTAGAGGCTAATCTTGCGGTGATTGAACGGCGACGCGCCAGCGTGCATGCGCTGCTGACGACGCTGCTGTTGGCGCAGGGGACGCCGATGCTGCTGGCGGGAGATGAGCAGGGCCACAGTCAGCACGGCAACAATAATGCCTACTGTCAGGATAACGCGTTGACCTGGCTGGACTGGCGTCAGGCGAACCCGGGTTTAACCGCATTTACCGCGGCGCTAATCCATCTACGGCGGCGCATTCCGGCGCTTACCCGCAACCGCTGGTGGCAGGAGGGCGATGGCAACGTCCGCTGGTTGAATCAATACGCCCAGCCGCTGACTGCCGGGGAGTGGCAGCAGGGCGCAGCGTGTATGCAGATCCAGTTGTCGGATCGCTGGCTGCTCACGCTGAACGCCACCGCACAGGTGGTCGATATGGTTTTACCCGAGGGGGAATGGCGCGCCGTTCCTCCATTCGCCGGAGAGGATAATCCGGTCATCATGGCTGTCTGGCATGGGCCCGCGCACGGAGTGTGCGTATTTCAAAGGTCGTAA
- the glgC gene encoding glucose-1-phosphate adenylyltransferase, translating into MVRLEKNDPLMLARQLPIKSVALILAGGRGTRLKDLTIKRAKPAVHFGGKFRIIDFALSNCINSGIRRIGVITQYQSHTLVQHIQRGWSFFSEEMNEFVDLLPAQQRVHGENWYRGTADAVTQNLDIISRYKAEYVVILAGDHIYKQDYSRMLIDHVEKGARCTVACMPVPIEEASAFGVMAVDENEKIIEFVEKPANPPAMPTDPTKSLASMGIYVFDAAYLYELLEEDDRNEHSSHDFGKDIIPKITAAGMAYAHPFPLSCVQSDPNAEPYWRDVGTLEAYWKANLDLASVTPELDMYDQNWPIRTHMESLPPAKFVQDRSGSHGMTLNSLVSGGCIISGSVVVQSVLFPRVRVNSFCNIDSAVLLPDVWVGRSCRLRRCVIDRACVIPEGMVIGENAEEDARRFYRSEEGIVLVTRDMLRKLGHKQER; encoded by the coding sequence ATGGTTAGGCTTGAAAAAAACGATCCGCTGATGCTGGCGCGTCAATTACCCATTAAATCCGTGGCGTTGATCCTCGCGGGCGGGCGTGGCACCCGGCTGAAGGATCTCACCATTAAGCGCGCGAAACCTGCCGTTCACTTCGGCGGCAAGTTCCGTATTATCGATTTCGCATTATCTAACTGCATTAACTCAGGGATCCGTCGTATCGGCGTTATTACCCAGTATCAGTCGCACACGCTGGTGCAGCATATCCAGCGCGGCTGGTCGTTCTTCAGCGAAGAGATGAACGAGTTTGTCGATCTGCTGCCAGCCCAGCAGCGCGTACACGGCGAAAACTGGTATCGCGGCACGGCGGACGCGGTGACGCAGAACCTGGATATCATCAGCCGCTATAAGGCCGAGTATGTGGTGATCCTCGCGGGCGACCATATTTATAAGCAGGACTACTCGCGCATGCTGATCGACCATGTCGAAAAAGGGGCGCGTTGCACCGTAGCCTGCATGCCGGTGCCCATTGAAGAGGCATCCGCCTTCGGCGTCATGGCGGTCGACGAAAACGAAAAAATCATTGAGTTTGTCGAAAAACCGGCCAACCCGCCGGCGATGCCGACCGACCCGACCAAATCGCTGGCCAGTATGGGTATTTATGTCTTTGACGCCGCCTATCTTTATGAGCTGCTGGAAGAAGACGATCGCAACGAGCACTCCAGCCACGATTTCGGCAAAGATATCATTCCGAAGATCACCGCAGCTGGCATGGCTTATGCACATCCTTTCCCGCTCTCCTGCGTGCAGTCTGATCCGAACGCCGAACCTTACTGGCGCGACGTGGGAACGCTGGAAGCGTACTGGAAGGCCAACCTCGATCTGGCATCGGTCACGCCGGAGCTGGATATGTACGACCAGAACTGGCCGATCCGCACCCATATGGAATCGCTGCCGCCGGCGAAGTTCGTGCAGGACCGCTCCGGTAGCCACGGCATGACCCTGAACTCGCTGGTTTCGGGGGGCTGTATTATCTCCGGGTCGGTAGTGGTGCAGTCGGTGCTGTTCCCACGTGTGCGGGTGAACTCCTTCTGTAACATTGATTCGGCAGTCTTGTTGCCTGATGTCTGGGTGGGGCGCTCTTGCCGCCTGCGTCGCTGCGTGATTGACCGCGCCTGCGTCATCCCGGAAGGTATGGTAATTGGTGAGAACGCGGAAGAGGATGCACGCCGCTTCTATCGCTCAGAGGAAGGTATCGTGCTGGTGACCCGCGACATGCTGCGGAAATTAGGGCACAAACAGGAGCGCTAA
- the glgA gene encoding glycogen synthase GlgA: protein MQVLHVCSEMFPLLKTGGLADVIGALPAAQIAEGIDTRVLLPAFPDIRRGVVDAQVVTRRDTFAGRITLLYGHFNGVGIYLIDAPHLYDRPGSPYHDTNQHAYTDNVLRFALLGWVGSEMASGLDPFWRPDVVHAHDWHAGLTPAYLAARGRPAKSVFTVHNLAYQGMFYSWHMNDIELPWSFYNMHGLEFNGQISFLKAGLYYADHITAVSPTYAREITEPQYAYGMEGLLRQRHHEGRLSGILNGVDDGIWSPQNDLLLPMRYDRDTLEEKAENKRQLQIAMGLKVDDKAPLFAVVSRLTSQKGLDLVLEALPGLLEQGGQLALLGAGDPVLQEGFLAAAAEHPGKVGVQIGYHEAFSHRIMGGADVILVPSRFEPCGLTQLYGLKYGTLPLVRRTGGLADTVSDSSLENLADGLATGFVFEDSNALSLLRAIRRAFVLWSRPSLWRYVQRQAMNMDFSWQVAANSYRELYQRLM, encoded by the coding sequence ATGCAGGTCTTACATGTATGTTCTGAGATGTTCCCGCTGTTAAAGACGGGCGGTCTGGCGGACGTCATCGGCGCACTGCCGGCGGCGCAAATCGCGGAGGGTATCGATACGCGCGTGCTGTTGCCGGCGTTTCCCGATATCCGTCGCGGCGTGGTGGATGCCCAGGTGGTCACCCGCCGCGATACCTTCGCCGGGCGGATCACGCTGCTGTACGGCCACTTTAACGGCGTGGGGATCTATCTGATAGACGCCCCGCATCTCTATGACCGGCCGGGGAGCCCTTACCACGATACCAACCAGCACGCTTATACCGACAACGTCCTGCGCTTTGCGCTGCTGGGCTGGGTGGGAAGTGAAATGGCCAGCGGACTGGATCCGTTCTGGCGCCCGGACGTGGTGCATGCCCATGACTGGCACGCCGGTCTGACGCCGGCCTACCTGGCGGCGCGCGGACGCCCGGCTAAATCGGTCTTTACCGTGCACAACCTGGCGTACCAGGGGATGTTTTACTCCTGGCATATGAATGACATTGAGCTGCCGTGGTCGTTTTACAACATGCATGGCCTCGAATTTAACGGCCAGATTTCGTTTCTGAAGGCTGGCCTTTACTACGCCGACCATATTACGGCGGTGAGCCCAACCTACGCGCGCGAGATCACCGAGCCGCAATACGCCTACGGCATGGAGGGGCTGCTGCGCCAGCGCCATCATGAAGGGCGGTTGTCGGGGATTCTCAACGGCGTGGACGACGGTATCTGGAGCCCGCAAAACGATCTCCTGCTGCCGATGCGCTACGATCGCGACACGCTGGAGGAGAAGGCGGAGAACAAGCGTCAGCTGCAGATTGCCATGGGCCTGAAGGTCGATGACAAAGCGCCGCTGTTTGCCGTGGTCAGCCGTCTCACCAGCCAGAAAGGGCTGGACCTGGTGCTTGAAGCGCTGCCGGGTCTGCTTGAGCAGGGCGGCCAGCTGGCGCTGCTGGGCGCCGGCGACCCGGTGCTGCAGGAAGGTTTCCTCGCCGCCGCCGCCGAACACCCGGGCAAAGTGGGGGTGCAGATTGGTTACCATGAAGCCTTCTCCCACCGCATTATGGGCGGCGCCGATGTGATTCTGGTGCCGAGCCGCTTTGAACCCTGCGGCCTGACCCAACTGTATGGTCTGAAGTACGGCACGCTGCCGCTGGTCCGCCGCACCGGGGGGCTGGCGGACACGGTTTCTGACAGTTCGCTGGAGAACCTGGCCGATGGTCTGGCGACAGGGTTTGTCTTTGAGGACAGCAATGCGCTGTCATTGCTGCGCGCTATTCGTCGCGCCTTTGTCCTCTGGTCGCGCCCGTCGCTCTGGCGCTATGTGCAGCGTCAGGCGATGAATATGGATTTTAGCTGGCAGGTTGCCGCGAACTCCTATCGCGAACTTTATCAACGCTTGATGTAA